The proteins below come from a single Pseudomonadota bacterium genomic window:
- a CDS encoding THUMP domain-containing protein: METLFAVTAPGLERLAADELRTAAVVPEDRAVLTLAGGAAFEGDTAALYRANLLSRTASRVLVRLPAFHAAAFSELRKKAARLPWERFLPPGRALAVRATCRGSKLYHSDAVAERVAAAVGDRLGIASPRVKPAGDDAEDPAQLVLVRIVDDLCEASVDSSGALLHRRGYRLAVAKAPLRETLAAGAILASGWDRASPLFDPFCGSGTIPIEAALLAQGLAPGRNRRFAFMDWPCFDEALWRAVSAEAAIRRAAPAPFIVGSDRDAGAIRAAGENSARAEVDGLVRFAHRAVSAIEPPAGPGWIVTNPPYGRRLGADRDLRDLYTRLGDVLRERCAGWRVTILCSDLYLLRRTRLDLDTALTFSHGGLRVRVGRGVVG, from the coding sequence ATGGAAACGCTCTTCGCCGTCACCGCACCGGGCCTCGAGCGCCTGGCCGCCGACGAGCTGCGCACCGCAGCTGTCGTGCCGGAGGATCGGGCCGTTCTGACCCTCGCGGGCGGCGCCGCGTTCGAGGGTGACACGGCCGCGCTGTACCGCGCGAACCTCCTGTCGCGCACCGCGAGCCGCGTGCTCGTGCGCCTCCCCGCGTTCCACGCGGCTGCGTTCTCGGAGCTGCGCAAGAAGGCGGCGCGCCTGCCCTGGGAGCGCTTCCTCCCGCCTGGTAGAGCCTTGGCGGTGCGCGCGACGTGCCGCGGATCGAAGCTCTACCACTCGGACGCGGTCGCGGAGCGCGTGGCGGCGGCCGTCGGGGATCGGCTCGGGATCGCGTCGCCCCGGGTCAAGCCGGCGGGTGACGACGCCGAGGATCCCGCGCAGCTCGTCCTCGTGCGGATCGTCGACGACCTCTGCGAGGCGAGCGTCGACTCCTCGGGCGCCCTGCTCCACCGCCGCGGCTACAGGCTCGCGGTGGCCAAGGCGCCCCTGCGCGAGACGCTCGCGGCCGGGGCGATCCTCGCGTCGGGCTGGGATCGCGCCTCGCCGCTGTTCGATCCGTTCTGCGGCTCCGGCACCATCCCGATCGAGGCCGCGCTGCTCGCGCAGGGTCTCGCGCCCGGACGCAACCGGCGGTTCGCGTTCATGGATTGGCCGTGCTTCGACGAGGCGCTGTGGCGAGCGGTTTCAGCGGAGGCGGCGATCCGAAGGGCGGCACCAGCGCCGTTCATCGTCGGCTCGGATCGGGACGCGGGCGCGATCCGAGCGGCCGGGGAGAACTCCGCGCGCGCCGAGGTCGATGGGCTCGTCCGCTTCGCGCACCGCGCCGTGTCTGCAATCGAGCCGCCCGCCGGCCCCGGCTGGATCGTCACGAACCCGCCGTACGGCCGCCGCCTGGGCGCGGATCGGGATCTGCGCGATCTCTACACGCGGCTCGGCGACGTGCTGCGCGAGCGCTGCGCCGGGTGGCGCGTCACGATCCTGTGCTCCGATCTCTATCTGCTCCGCCGCACCCGCCTCGACCTCGACACCGCCCTCACCTTCTCCCACGGCGGGCTCCGGGTGCGGGTGGGGAGAGGGGTGGTAGGGTGA
- a CDS encoding serine/threonine protein kinase yields MKRLFGDPPKLEKDTTFASKSTYKLLSRIGRGGMGEVWKAERTSAGGHTQTVAVKFLTETTTGQASLAAEALRMSRLTHDNIVQYLDSGVDEAGRVFVAMAFVEGLDLDGLRELCGVGTDRAFKGQVEHRLPEQIVGFVAFMTLRALSYAHNYDFGGGVVGLVHRDVSPGNILLDEKRGFVKLSDFGIAAVLGDVEGAGQIAGKVPYMAPEVLTGDPVDARSDLYALGLVMYELLTGFNPNMRPAFSGSVIGAITEVMLALEKPLRPPHELVAGIDEEISRITLRLLARAPEDRYASADRALQDLGGYLFNHGFGPTTTSLADYLALLRPGAEPTASAFDSLRFLDWTEGEKAVRPRWALTPEAAADAEKKLNPGRVNE; encoded by the coding sequence ATGAAACGACTGTTCGGAGATCCGCCGAAGCTCGAGAAGGACACGACGTTCGCGTCGAAGTCGACTTACAAGCTCCTCTCCCGGATCGGGCGCGGCGGCATGGGCGAGGTCTGGAAGGCCGAGCGCACGAGCGCAGGCGGCCACACGCAGACCGTGGCCGTGAAGTTCCTCACCGAGACGACGACCGGCCAGGCCTCGCTCGCGGCCGAGGCGCTGCGCATGTCGCGGCTCACCCACGACAACATCGTCCAGTACCTCGACTCGGGCGTCGACGAGGCGGGCCGCGTGTTCGTCGCGATGGCGTTCGTCGAGGGGCTCGATCTCGACGGGCTGCGGGAGTTATGCGGCGTCGGCACGGACCGCGCGTTCAAGGGGCAGGTCGAGCACCGCCTCCCGGAGCAGATCGTCGGGTTCGTCGCGTTCATGACGCTCCGCGCGCTCAGCTACGCGCACAACTACGATTTCGGAGGGGGCGTCGTCGGGCTCGTGCACCGGGACGTTTCCCCCGGTAACATCCTGCTCGACGAGAAGCGCGGCTTCGTGAAGCTGTCCGACTTCGGGATCGCCGCGGTGCTCGGCGACGTGGAGGGCGCGGGCCAGATCGCGGGCAAGGTGCCGTACATGGCGCCCGAGGTGCTCACCGGGGATCCGGTCGATGCCCGATCCGATCTCTACGCGCTCGGGCTCGTCATGTACGAGCTGCTTACCGGTTTCAACCCGAACATGCGGCCCGCGTTCTCGGGGAGCGTCATCGGCGCGATCACCGAGGTGATGCTGGCGCTCGAAAAGCCCCTCCGGCCGCCGCACGAGCTCGTCGCCGGGATCGACGAGGAGATCTCGCGGATCACCCTCAGGCTGCTCGCGCGCGCCCCCGAGGATCGCTACGCCTCGGCCGACCGCGCGCTCCAGGACCTCGGCGGGTACCTGTTCAACCACGGGTTCGGGCCGACGACGACCAGCCTCGCGGACTACCTCGCGCTCCTGCGGCCGGGGGCGGAGCCGACGGCGAGCGCGTTCGACTCGCTCAGGTTCCTAGACTGGACCGAGGGCGAGAAGGCGGTGCGGCCGCGGTGGGCGCTCACCCCCGAGGCGGCTGCCGACGCCGAGAAGAAGCTGAACCCCGGCCGCGTCAACGAGTGA